The Corynebacterium comes genome window below encodes:
- a CDS encoding aminotransferase class I/II-fold pyridoxal phosphate-dependent enzyme codes for MTLLDFDSDRLAQFSAQVRADYEELKAKNLKLDLTRGKPSSEQLDFGESLLALPGEGDHIDADGQDVRNYGNLKGIRDIRELWAEVLGVNPENLLAGDASSLNIMFDLVSWSYASGNNDSERAWKDEEKVRWICPVPGYDRHFTISEHFGFEMVTVPMLEDGPDVAAIKELVKDPQVKGMWAVPTFGNPTGITFSEEVCRELATMETAAPDFRIVWDNAYAVHTLTGEFPPIHDVVAFAEEAGNPNRFWAMSSTSKITLAGAGVSFFHSSKANLDWYLKIAGVRGIGPNKVNQLAHARYFGNAEGVRAVMRKHAGSLAPKFARVVEIMEDRLGEYEVARWTEPEGGYFISLDVIDGTASRVVELAKEAGIALTGAGSSFPLKDDPNNRNIRLAPSLPPVEELEVAMDGVATCVLLAAVEKLGA; via the coding sequence ATGACGCTCCTCGACTTCGATTCAGACCGCCTGGCACAGTTCTCGGCGCAGGTCCGCGCCGATTATGAAGAGCTGAAGGCGAAGAACCTCAAGCTTGACCTGACGCGGGGAAAGCCCTCCTCTGAACAGCTCGATTTCGGCGAGTCCCTTCTGGCGCTCCCCGGCGAGGGCGACCACATCGATGCCGATGGCCAGGACGTGCGCAACTACGGCAACCTCAAGGGCATCCGCGATATCCGTGAGCTGTGGGCAGAGGTGCTGGGTGTGAACCCGGAAAACCTCCTGGCCGGTGACGCGTCGTCGCTGAACATCATGTTCGACCTCGTCTCCTGGTCCTATGCCTCCGGCAACAACGATTCGGAGCGTGCCTGGAAGGACGAGGAGAAGGTCCGCTGGATCTGCCCCGTCCCCGGCTATGACCGCCACTTCACCATCAGCGAGCACTTCGGCTTCGAGATGGTCACCGTCCCGATGCTCGAGGATGGCCCGGACGTGGCGGCCATCAAGGAGCTGGTGAAGGATCCGCAGGTCAAGGGCATGTGGGCGGTGCCGACGTTCGGCAACCCGACCGGCATCACTTTCTCGGAGGAGGTCTGCCGCGAACTGGCCACCATGGAGACCGCCGCCCCGGACTTCCGCATCGTCTGGGACAACGCCTACGCGGTGCACACGCTGACGGGCGAGTTCCCCCCGATCCACGACGTGGTGGCGTTCGCGGAGGAGGCCGGCAACCCTAACCGTTTCTGGGCGATGTCCTCGACCTCGAAGATCACCCTCGCCGGCGCCGGCGTGAGCTTCTTCCACTCATCCAAGGCGAACCTCGACTGGTACCTCAAGATCGCCGGTGTCCGCGGTATCGGCCCGAACAAGGTCAACCAGCTGGCGCACGCCCGCTATTTCGGCAACGCGGAGGGGGTCCGTGCCGTGATGCGCAAGCACGCCGGCTCTCTGGCCCCGAAGTTCGCCCGTGTCGTGGAGATCATGGAGGACCGCCTCGGCGAGTACGAGGTGGCCCGCTGGACCGAACCGGAGGGTGGTTACTTCATCTCCCTCGACGTCATTGACGGCACCGCGTCCCGCGTCGTCGAGCTGGCCAAGGAAGCCGGCATCGCCCTGACCGGGGCGGGTTCCTCCTTCCCGCTCAAGGATGATCCCAACAACCGCAACATCCGCCTCGCCCCCTCCCTGCCGCCGGTGGAGGAGCTCGAGGTCGCGATGGACGGCGTGGCCACCTGCGTGCTGCTCGCGGCCGTCGAAAAGCTCGGGGCTTAA
- a CDS encoding suppressor of fused domain protein, whose protein sequence is MDRAQITHWFDQLIPAELEFRADSAVADLGEGQRVALTVGFSDVDTGLVAVDGGEEVRSELILVARAEEQQLADTLAAAATMLSDVNGILPAQPGTMLPNLAGKAGLQDVSVMHGLFVPPYLWGGETPRFTEGGRLTVLLQLVMLTDAEYAYAVEEGPGGLQQALGEAGIDLLDWRR, encoded by the coding sequence TTGGACCGGGCGCAGATCACCCACTGGTTCGACCAGCTCATCCCGGCTGAACTGGAGTTCCGGGCAGACTCGGCGGTGGCGGACCTGGGCGAGGGCCAGCGGGTGGCGCTGACGGTGGGTTTCTCGGACGTGGATACGGGACTGGTCGCGGTCGACGGCGGCGAAGAGGTGCGCTCCGAGCTGATCCTGGTCGCCCGCGCGGAGGAACAGCAGCTCGCCGACACTCTTGCGGCCGCCGCGACGATGCTTTCCGACGTCAACGGGATCCTCCCCGCGCAACCCGGCACCATGCTGCCGAACCTCGCCGGGAAGGCGGGCCTGCAGGACGTGAGCGTCATGCACGGCCTGTTCGTTCCGCCGTATCTGTGGGGCGGCGAAACCCCGCGTTTCACCGAGGGGGGTCGCCTCACGGTCCTTCTTCAGCTGGTCATGCTCACCGACGCCGAGTACGCCTACGCGGTGGAGGAGGGCCCCGGCGGGCTGCAGCAGGCGCTGGGCGAGGCGGGCATTGATCTTCTCGACTGGCGGCGCTGA